The following proteins are encoded in a genomic region of Sulfurospirillum arsenophilum NBRC 109478:
- the uvrC gene encoding excinuclease ABC subunit UvrC: MLAQKLKNAPHNAGIYQYFNAQGMLLYVGKAKSIKNRVKSYFRFSGELSAAPNLSPRIAKMISEVENVEYIVVQSEHDALILENSLIKQLKPKYNILLRDDKTYPYIAINLSKPFPRFEITRKIVNDKHIKYFGPLSGSAKALLEALYLAFPLVQKKGCLKGKKACLFHQIHRCLAPCEQKIDTETYDKIVHEALESLNDQKKLVNLLHVKMEEASMKLNFEEAAKLRDIINSIKDALHVTHVELSKLEDYDVFAVEIMEKTAVIMRLFIRGGKIVSTSHTLMHNAYGFEKEELYQRALFEFYNPMNQTFAKQILIAESFNEQEYISQFLSEKFGQKISISVPQRGEKLHLTSIAQENAKTILIQHSTKNNNSLSEQMQALFDFTSLPKRIEIFDNSHLGGKSPVGGMVVWDEGFDKSSYRRYELHHADEYAQMREMLERRINDFSKESAPDLWVLDGGETILKLAKSLLSQKGVHVDLLAIAKEKRDAKANRAKGSAHDLLYNQNQSFELPPSDKRLQFIQRLRDEAHRFAITYHQKKKRGRDMSLELQTIDGIGAATIKKLLLYFGTFEAIYCASKEELSHVVGIKLGTALFEALPR; encoded by the coding sequence ATGCTAGCCCAAAAACTTAAAAACGCCCCACACAATGCGGGCATCTACCAGTACTTTAATGCGCAGGGAATGCTTTTGTATGTTGGCAAAGCCAAAAGCATTAAAAACCGCGTCAAGAGCTATTTTCGCTTCTCAGGAGAGCTAAGCGCTGCGCCCAATCTTTCACCTCGCATCGCGAAGATGATCAGTGAAGTGGAGAATGTCGAGTATATTGTCGTCCAAAGTGAACATGACGCGCTTATCTTGGAAAATTCGCTCATTAAACAGCTCAAACCCAAGTACAATATTCTTCTACGCGATGATAAAACTTACCCGTACATTGCAATCAATCTCTCCAAACCTTTCCCTCGTTTTGAGATCACACGTAAGATTGTCAATGACAAACATATCAAATATTTTGGCCCACTCTCAGGTTCAGCAAAAGCACTCTTGGAAGCGCTCTATTTGGCATTTCCACTCGTACAAAAAAAAGGGTGTTTGAAAGGTAAAAAAGCCTGTTTATTTCACCAAATTCATCGCTGTTTAGCGCCCTGCGAGCAAAAGATAGATACCGAAACCTATGACAAAATTGTTCATGAAGCACTCGAATCGTTAAACGATCAAAAGAAACTCGTCAATCTTTTACATGTAAAGATGGAAGAGGCGTCCATGAAACTCAATTTTGAAGAAGCCGCGAAGCTTCGTGACATCATCAATTCCATTAAAGACGCTTTACATGTAACGCATGTGGAGCTTTCAAAACTGGAAGATTACGATGTCTTTGCCGTTGAGATCATGGAAAAAACTGCGGTGATTATGCGTCTGTTTATTCGTGGCGGAAAAATCGTCTCTACCTCGCACACACTCATGCACAATGCGTACGGTTTTGAAAAAGAGGAGCTGTATCAACGAGCTCTTTTTGAGTTTTACAACCCGATGAATCAAACCTTTGCCAAGCAAATTCTCATCGCAGAATCTTTTAATGAACAAGAGTACATAAGCCAATTTTTAAGTGAAAAATTTGGACAAAAGATCTCAATCAGCGTTCCCCAACGTGGCGAAAAACTGCATTTGACTTCCATCGCGCAGGAAAATGCCAAAACGATTTTAATCCAACACAGCACGAAAAACAATAACTCCCTGAGCGAACAGATGCAAGCCCTGTTTGATTTTACATCACTTCCTAAACGTATCGAGATTTTTGACAACTCCCATCTTGGAGGCAAGTCTCCTGTGGGTGGAATGGTTGTGTGGGATGAAGGATTTGATAAGTCCAGTTACCGTCGTTATGAACTACACCATGCCGATGAATATGCCCAAATGAGGGAGATGTTGGAGCGTCGTATCAATGATTTTTCCAAAGAATCTGCACCCGATCTTTGGGTACTGGATGGTGGTGAGACGATTCTCAAATTAGCCAAAAGTTTGCTTTCTCAAAAAGGGGTACATGTCGATTTACTCGCCATTGCTAAAGAGAAACGCGATGCAAAAGCGAACCGTGCCAAAGGCAGTGCGCACGATCTTTTATACAATCAAAATCAATCCTTTGAACTGCCCCCAAGCGATAAGCGCCTACAGTTTATTCAAAGACTTCGTGATGAGGCTCACCGCTTTGCCATCACCTACCATCAGAAGAAAAAACGAGGACGCGATATGAGTTTGGAGCTTCAAACTATAGATGGAATCGGTGCAGCAACCATCAAAAAATTGCTTCTTTATTTTGGAACATTTGAAGCCATCTATTGCGCTAGCAAAGAGGAGTTGTCTCATGTTGTTGGCATAAAATTGGGAACTGCATTGTTTGAGGCGTTACCAAGATAG
- the nhaD gene encoding sodium:proton antiporter NhaD encodes MRILVALFTLVNTIWASSGQDLTTTWVGIVSLVMFIVGYYVIAAEEKFHINKAKPAMFVGTFIFILIGFYNAINGIDSKPLTHEVEMLILEIAQIFFFLLVAMTYIEVMIERRVFDALKYRLVSKGYSFKKLFWLTGALAFFISPVADNLTTALILSTVLITIEKKNPAFLVPGAINIVVGANAGGAWSPFGDITTLMPWIAGKAEFFDFFGLFPAAFLGWLATGWLLSFSVPEGKPLFDVHTEERVRVLKGGTSVIYLGVFTIVCAVLCQQVFNIPPMWGMMFGFSLLKLYSYQLKRRDNEELKTFLAISKIEHDTLLFFFGILAAVGGLHFLGYLDLAIKLYESAGATTVNIGVGFLSAFIDNVPVMSAVLKANPNMGVDQWLLVTMTAGIGGSLISFGSAAGVGVMGKLRGIYTFGSHMKYAWTVLVGYLLSLAIWYVQFEILGLY; translated from the coding sequence ATGCGAATCTTAGTAGCTTTGTTTACCCTCGTCAATACTATTTGGGCATCAAGCGGTCAAGACCTTACCACAACATGGGTTGGCATTGTCTCTTTGGTCATGTTTATTGTAGGATATTATGTTATTGCCGCGGAAGAAAAATTTCATATCAATAAAGCAAAACCAGCTATGTTTGTGGGTACATTTATATTCATTTTAATTGGTTTTTACAATGCAATCAATGGCATTGATTCTAAGCCATTAACCCACGAAGTTGAGATGCTGATTTTAGAGATAGCGCAAATCTTCTTTTTTCTTTTAGTGGCAATGACTTATATCGAAGTGATGATAGAACGACGCGTGTTTGATGCATTGAAGTACAGGCTCGTTTCAAAGGGTTATTCCTTTAAAAAACTTTTTTGGCTCACAGGCGCTTTAGCGTTTTTCATAAGCCCTGTAGCCGATAATTTGACTACTGCACTCATTTTATCAACCGTTTTGATTACAATTGAAAAAAAGAATCCTGCTTTTTTAGTGCCCGGTGCCATTAACATCGTTGTAGGTGCAAATGCGGGAGGTGCATGGAGTCCTTTTGGCGATATTACGACCTTAATGCCTTGGATCGCAGGTAAAGCAGAGTTTTTTGATTTTTTTGGACTCTTTCCTGCCGCATTTTTAGGCTGGTTAGCTACAGGCTGGCTGCTCTCCTTTTCGGTACCAGAGGGAAAACCTCTTTTTGATGTGCATACTGAAGAGCGTGTCAGAGTTCTTAAAGGCGGAACATCTGTTATCTATTTAGGTGTGTTTACCATTGTGTGTGCGGTACTCTGTCAACAAGTCTTTAACATCCCTCCTATGTGGGGAATGATGTTTGGTTTTTCACTCTTAAAGCTTTACAGCTACCAGCTCAAACGAAGAGATAACGAAGAGTTAAAAACGTTTCTTGCCATTAGCAAAATTGAACACGATACATTACTCTTTTTCTTTGGTATACTTGCGGCAGTTGGAGGGTTACACTTTTTAGGGTATTTGGATTTAGCCATTAAACTTTATGAGAGTGCGGGTGCTACAACAGTTAACATTGGAGTAGGCTTTTTATCGGCTTTTATCGACAATGTTCCTGTTATGAGTGCGGTTTTAAAAGCGAATCCAAACATGGGAGTTGATCAGTGGTTACTTGTCACCATGACGGCAGGCATTGGCGGTAGTTTGATTAGTTTTGGCTCAGCCGCAGGTGTGGGTGTTATGGGAAAACTTAGAGGTATCTATACCTTTGGCTCTCATATGAAGTATGCGTGGACAGTGCTTGTGGGTTATTTGCTCTCCCTTGCTATTTGGTACGTACAGTTTGAAATTTTGGGTTTATATTAA
- the hisG gene encoding ATP phosphoribosyltransferase: MLTVALPKGRIAEETLEIFEKIFGTAFRFDDRKLILEADGFRFLLVRNQDVPAYVLHQSADIGVVGLDVLEEKDEDLLRLLDLGIGKCKVCVGIQEGKEIDYSAPELKVATKMTNIAQKYFSKKAMAVDIIKLYGSIELAPLVGLSDVIVDIVETGSTMKQNGLKVVETILDSSAYLIANKNSFIEKKEEITSLYHQINAVIHQAH, encoded by the coding sequence ATGTTAACAGTGGCATTGCCAAAAGGCAGAATTGCAGAAGAGACGTTAGAAATTTTTGAAAAAATTTTTGGAACAGCCTTTCGATTTGATGATCGTAAATTAATTTTAGAAGCGGATGGATTTCGCTTTTTATTGGTACGCAACCAAGACGTTCCTGCGTATGTCTTACACCAATCTGCTGATATTGGTGTCGTAGGATTGGATGTTTTAGAAGAGAAAGATGAAGATTTACTTCGCTTGCTTGATTTGGGCATTGGAAAGTGTAAAGTGTGTGTGGGTATCCAAGAGGGCAAAGAGATTGATTACAGTGCACCTGAGCTTAAAGTAGCGACTAAAATGACCAATATTGCTCAGAAGTATTTTTCTAAAAAAGCGATGGCGGTTGATATTATTAAGCTGTATGGCTCTATCGAATTAGCGCCGCTTGTTGGGCTTTCTGACGTGATTGTAGATATTGTTGAAACGGGAAGTACGATGAAACAAAATGGACTCAAAGTGGTTGAGACTATTTTAGATTCATCGGCGTATTTGATTGCGAATAAAAATAGTTTTATTGAGAAAAAAGAGGAAATTACCTCTTTATATCATCAGATTAATGCGGTGATTCACCAAGCCCATTAA
- a CDS encoding type IV pilus twitching motility protein PilT, translating to MSSLNIKALLKNVVAYKASDLHLVGRSEPQIRIDGKLVPLDMEKLSGNVIEELCYTLISDKQKKKLEEEKELDFAIMFPDIGRFRANYYYTINSELAAAFRIIPINIPSLDDLNTPIVFKELINREKGLILVTGPTGSGKSTTLAALLNEINLFEHRHIITIEDPVEFIHTNKKCLFSHRNVGEDTKSFSRALKFSLRQDPDIILVGEMRDQETISTAITAAETGHLVLGTLHTNSAVQTINRIVDSFEGAEQVQVRNMLATSLHAVISQSLLPKIGGGRVAIHEIMINNAAIANLIRENKIHQLYSQMQLNQQKTGMITQTQAMMKNLKANLITKEDAIRYSTQPQELLNNLGI from the coding sequence ATGAGTTCACTCAACATTAAAGCATTGTTAAAAAATGTGGTCGCCTATAAAGCGTCCGATCTACACTTAGTAGGTCGGAGTGAACCTCAAATTAGAATCGACGGTAAACTCGTTCCTCTTGATATGGAAAAACTAAGTGGCAATGTCATTGAAGAGCTCTGCTATACCCTCATTTCGGATAAACAAAAAAAGAAACTTGAAGAGGAAAAAGAGCTCGACTTTGCCATTATGTTCCCCGATATTGGTCGTTTTCGTGCTAACTACTACTACACGATCAATAGCGAACTCGCGGCTGCTTTTAGGATTATCCCTATTAATATTCCCTCTTTGGATGATCTTAATACGCCTATTGTCTTCAAAGAACTTATCAATCGCGAAAAAGGGCTTATTTTAGTCACTGGTCCCACAGGAAGTGGTAAATCAACAACACTTGCAGCACTTTTAAATGAAATCAATCTTTTTGAACATCGCCATATCATCACCATTGAAGATCCAGTGGAATTTATTCATACCAATAAAAAATGTCTCTTTTCCCATCGAAATGTGGGTGAAGATACTAAAAGTTTCTCCAGAGCACTCAAGTTTTCACTGAGACAAGATCCCGATATTATTTTAGTTGGCGAGATGCGCGATCAAGAGACGATTAGCACAGCGATTACGGCTGCTGAAACGGGTCACTTGGTTTTAGGAACACTTCATACCAATTCTGCCGTTCAAACCATTAACAGAATTGTCGATAGCTTTGAAGGTGCCGAACAAGTACAAGTGCGTAATATGTTGGCAACGTCATTGCATGCTGTCATTTCGCAAAGTTTACTTCCCAAAATTGGTGGAGGCAGGGTTGCCATTCATGAAATTATGATTAATAATGCTGCGATTGCAAACTTGATTCGGGAAAACAAGATTCATCAACTCTACTCTCAAATGCAACTCAATCAGCAAAAAACAGGCATGATCACCCAAACACAAGCCATGATGAAAAACTTAAAAGCCAATCTCATTACCAAAGAAGATGCCATTCG
- a CDS encoding PQQ-binding-like beta-propeller repeat protein, giving the protein MRYTKIVFSLLTLLLVVSGCGTKRQYFEPESVSGKLSYDGSLPGTIVDAVRDGATLSNGQVITKKGLSNVVLPEKFVYLTEDKGRYVAASKCGALQIVDANKKVLFSKECSVSVASAALKGNLLALVLGSNELVLIDINNDGKELMHLKQDNVYVLDSRIAAPYFLGDLIVFPTLDGKLVIVDEQSKQPIRDVVVSNEKFFGNIIFLQVLGDRLVAATKSKVVSISPKSINFLETEVKDVIVLENRIFVFTKDGRVILANADLKTLKERKFPFATFAGTIYGDFVYMIEKGGYVIATDLDLVSTNVYKLPDEIESHVFTTGDTLYYKNHFFKLNRKQ; this is encoded by the coding sequence ATGAGATACACAAAAATTGTTTTTTCACTTTTAACTTTATTATTGGTTGTAAGCGGCTGTGGCACAAAACGTCAATACTTTGAACCAGAATCCGTTTCGGGTAAATTAAGTTATGATGGTTCTCTTCCTGGAACCATTGTTGACGCAGTAAGAGATGGTGCAACACTGTCAAATGGACAAGTCATTACTAAAAAAGGGCTTTCTAATGTTGTCTTGCCAGAAAAGTTTGTTTACCTTACGGAAGATAAAGGCAGATACGTTGCTGCTTCAAAATGCGGTGCTTTACAAATTGTAGATGCGAATAAAAAAGTGCTTTTTAGCAAAGAGTGTAGTGTTTCTGTCGCTTCTGCAGCACTTAAAGGAAATCTCCTTGCACTTGTTCTAGGTTCAAATGAACTTGTTTTGATTGACATTAATAATGATGGTAAAGAGTTGATGCATCTTAAACAAGATAATGTTTATGTTTTAGATTCTCGTATTGCTGCTCCTTATTTTTTAGGTGATTTAATTGTTTTCCCAACATTGGATGGTAAATTGGTAATTGTCGATGAACAAAGTAAACAGCCAATTCGTGACGTTGTCGTTAGTAATGAGAAATTTTTTGGCAACATCATCTTCCTTCAAGTTTTAGGCGATCGTTTGGTGGCTGCAACAAAAAGTAAAGTTGTTTCTATCAGTCCAAAATCTATCAATTTCTTAGAGACAGAAGTTAAAGATGTTATCGTTCTTGAAAATCGTATTTTTGTCTTTACGAAAGATGGTCGTGTGATTCTTGCAAATGCAGATCTTAAAACACTGAAAGAACGTAAATTTCCTTTTGCAACCTTTGCTGGAACCATTTACGGTGATTTTGTTTATATGATTGAAAAAGGTGGTTATGTGATCGCGACCGATTTAGATCTCGTTTCAACCAATGTCTATAAACTCCCTGATGAAATTGAGAGTCACGTCTTTACAACAGGTGATACACTTTACTATAAAAATCACTTCTTCAAGCTCAATCGTAAACAATAG
- a CDS encoding sel1 repeat family protein, whose protein sequence is MKLLLALCCLVSFSFADAFSEAMNAYKNNQFLQAKTLFERSIQEEHGIQGNFYLGKMYLKGEGVDVHLPTAITYLEQAVIKGNVKAQCYLAEAYLKSRIKHESAVLLLQEGAKESFTCKEVAAIYKISVNDVKQSKGASR, encoded by the coding sequence ATGAAATTACTTTTAGCTCTGTGTTGTCTCGTCAGCTTTAGCTTTGCTGATGCCTTTTCCGAAGCGATGAATGCCTACAAAAATAATCAATTTTTACAAGCTAAGACGCTTTTTGAACGCTCCATTCAAGAAGAGCATGGCATTCAAGGAAATTTTTATCTCGGAAAAATGTACCTTAAAGGTGAAGGGGTTGATGTTCACCTTCCAACTGCCATTACCTACTTAGAACAAGCCGTTATCAAAGGCAATGTCAAAGCACAATGCTACCTTGCAGAAGCCTACCTTAAAAGCCGTATCAAGCATGAAAGCGCTGTTTTGCTACTTCAAGAAGGGGCTAAAGAGAGTTTTACATGTAAAGAAGTCGCTGCTATCTATAAAATTTCAGTGAACGATGTAAAGCAGAGTAAAGGAGCGAGTCGATGA
- a CDS encoding type III pantothenate kinase, which produces MILCDIGNSNADFYQDGKVWTLSHKQFKEFSTKEKVYYICVNDTIKSTLQNRHNFIDLEPYFEFDTIYQGMGIDRIAACCTIEDGMIVDAGSAITIDIMSGGMHLGGFILPGLIAYEKCYASISPRLNLQINPSVALDALPQKTSDAISYGVVKSIVMLLEVTCKDKRIFFLGGDGKFFSKFFSNAIFDRTLIFRGMLKTIKEAQLE; this is translated from the coding sequence ATGATCTTATGTGATATAGGGAATTCCAATGCTGATTTTTACCAAGATGGTAAAGTATGGACTCTTTCGCACAAGCAGTTTAAAGAGTTTTCTACGAAAGAAAAAGTCTATTATATTTGCGTGAATGATACTATTAAGAGCACACTTCAAAACAGACATAATTTTATTGATTTAGAGCCTTATTTTGAATTTGACACCATTTATCAAGGGATGGGCATTGATCGTATTGCTGCATGTTGTACCATTGAAGATGGTATGATCGTTGATGCAGGGAGTGCCATTACCATTGATATTATGTCTGGTGGTATGCATCTAGGAGGGTTTATTTTGCCTGGTTTGATTGCTTATGAGAAGTGTTATGCTTCGATTTCACCACGATTAAACCTACAAATTAATCCTAGCGTTGCACTCGATGCCTTACCTCAAAAAACAAGCGATGCTATTTCGTATGGTGTGGTTAAGTCGATTGTAATGCTTTTGGAAGTTACATGTAAAGATAAACGGATCTTCTTTTTGGGTGGAGATGGAAAATTTTTCTCTAAATTTTTTAGTAATGCGATTTTTGATCGAACGCTTATTTTTAGAGGAATGCTTAAAACGATTAAAGAAGCACAGTTAGAATAG
- the gatC gene encoding Asp-tRNA(Asn)/Glu-tRNA(Gln) amidotransferase subunit GatC, which produces MKIDNELLQKLEKLSSLKISDEKREGVINQLSEIVSFVENLNELNLDGEEATCSTLSGGTPFREDIPSVNNEIIKTILKHAPQSESGFFVVPKIIE; this is translated from the coding sequence GTGAAAATTGATAATGAACTACTCCAAAAATTAGAGAAACTTTCTTCTTTAAAAATTAGTGATGAGAAAAGAGAAGGTGTCATTAACCAGCTGAGTGAAATTGTCTCTTTTGTTGAAAACCTTAATGAACTTAATCTTGATGGCGAAGAGGCGACCTGTTCCACACTCAGTGGTGGTACACCCTTTCGTGAAGATATTCCTAGTGTGAATAACGAAATTATTAAAACTATATTAAAGCATGCGCCACAAAGTGAAAGTGGCTTTTTTGTCGTTCCTAAAATCATCGAATAA
- the nadB gene encoding L-aspartate oxidase, producing MKTSYDVLIIGTGIAGLSAALALPKSLSVLIVSKDYAWECNTFYAQGGVAVAKDEADIPLHVNDTLSAGAGHCDSAAVNVLCSEGPKAIKHLIDMGFHFDTDEAGNLLYTKEAAHSTNRILHAGGDATGRYIHLFLMQQLPFPILYNTQVTDLLIDEGVCYGARVFHADKIFNLYAKKVIIASGGVGSLYEYHTNARTISADMQGICLSHGIALTDMEMMQFHPTAFVLGNSVRKQLLSESLRGEGAMVVDEDGKRFVFDYDPRGELAPRDIVSRAIFRYKQKTGKEVYLDISAFEPEHFKQRFPSIYFNMTNIGYNVPQQRIPISPAFHYSMGGIKTDLHGKVLHVKDLYAVGECAHTGVHGANRLASNSLLEGLVFSARVADEIKQTISQLKVQHTFSEAEEVLEKENDKTLKNELRHLMWFYAGILRETKNLEKAKKRVEEMLKLSIGKLLRLRLLVSLEIITSALKRKESLGAHYLQQGNDQCES from the coding sequence ATGAAAACGTCTTACGATGTTCTGATTATTGGCACTGGCATTGCAGGCTTGAGTGCTGCTTTAGCACTTCCAAAGTCACTGAGTGTTTTAATCGTCTCTAAAGATTACGCGTGGGAGTGCAATACTTTTTACGCGCAAGGCGGCGTTGCTGTCGCTAAAGACGAAGCCGATATACCTTTACATGTAAACGATACACTGAGCGCTGGTGCTGGGCACTGCGACTCAGCGGCAGTTAATGTTCTCTGCTCAGAAGGTCCTAAAGCAATCAAGCACTTGATCGATATGGGCTTTCATTTTGACACAGATGAAGCGGGGAATCTGCTCTACACTAAAGAAGCAGCACACAGTACCAACCGTATTTTACACGCAGGCGGAGATGCAACGGGGCGGTATATTCACCTTTTTCTAATGCAACAGCTTCCTTTCCCCATTCTGTATAATACGCAAGTAACTGACCTATTAATTGATGAGGGTGTCTGTTACGGTGCGCGTGTTTTTCATGCCGATAAAATTTTCAATCTTTACGCTAAAAAAGTCATTATTGCCAGTGGAGGTGTGGGTTCACTTTATGAATACCATACCAACGCAAGAACCATCAGTGCTGATATGCAGGGCATTTGCCTCAGTCACGGCATCGCGCTTACGGATATGGAGATGATGCAGTTTCACCCTACCGCTTTTGTCCTTGGAAACAGTGTTCGCAAACAGCTTTTAAGCGAGTCGCTTAGAGGTGAGGGGGCAATGGTTGTGGATGAAGATGGCAAGCGTTTTGTGTTTGACTATGATCCAAGAGGCGAACTTGCCCCTCGTGATATTGTCAGCCGTGCTATTTTTCGCTATAAACAAAAAACAGGCAAAGAGGTTTACTTAGATATCAGTGCATTTGAGCCTGAGCATTTTAAACAACGTTTTCCGAGTATTTATTTTAATATGACCAATATTGGTTATAACGTTCCACAGCAGAGAATTCCTATCTCGCCTGCATTTCACTACTCAATGGGTGGTATTAAAACAGATTTACACGGAAAAGTCTTACATGTAAAAGACCTTTATGCTGTGGGCGAATGTGCTCATACAGGCGTACATGGTGCGAATAGACTTGCAAGTAACTCACTGCTTGAAGGGTTAGTCTTCTCAGCCCGTGTCGCGGATGAAATCAAACAGACGATTTCCCAACTCAAAGTTCAACACACGTTTTCTGAAGCCGAAGAAGTGCTTGAGAAAGAAAATGATAAAACACTGAAAAATGAACTACGCCATTTGATGTGGTTTTATGCAGGAATCTTGCGTGAAACGAAAAATTTAGAAAAAGCTAAAAAACGCGTGGAGGAGATGTTGAAGTTGTCCATAGGAAAACTTTTAAGACTCAGACTTCTTGTATCATTAGAGATCATCACCAGTGCGCTTAAACGTAAAGAGTCACTGGGCGCGCACTACCTACAGCAAGGAAACGATCAATGCGAATCTTAG
- a CDS encoding nitrate- and nitrite sensing domain-containing protein, protein MKSQLNRMLRLISHYPLVLLFVVSSYLLYISYINLDATRKVESTLENTSLLTHLAQTLSKERELSATLLLNSTDSASKEALQTQHVLVNEAMKTFHDFYQTHTLSPNIQSVVAYLTKLAEMRHVVENNTIDFNRMFFDYYAQINRFLYQEVTTLTRTSPMIDGVENLMHTHFILLQHQEYLAQERDFIAKTLTRYLPFESKEVTLWMKMFTATEPFEPSIISDKNVRSQLEKIQQSSEILEMENRLTQSKAEIVTTSQSGDYLTDPYTWVMLLNQKIELFERYAKLIDDARNTALLNQYHQALAQLISAAATWVIAVLLLFAGFIPSNTFSQERAPKNSDDQEDEEALEEEEEEQSTTDTSLYKEVTSSIKNDHITIEEPDEVWEILVCKKSPIETKIFATILSKQCQSVDTALTYCEFHRKMIMNHYGMILFDCEILEGDAEAFLELIHEVEAARHLGHIHTIMFVNPNEQDPLFQPAFDKILANTISKGDLEMLVTSFMTRNGATSQVH, encoded by the coding sequence ATGAAATCACAACTCAACAGAATGCTCCGCCTTATAAGTCACTATCCATTGGTTCTTTTGTTTGTTGTTTCAAGCTATTTACTCTATATATCCTACATCAATCTTGATGCAACGCGCAAAGTTGAGAGCACGCTTGAAAATACCTCGCTTTTAACACACTTAGCCCAAACGCTCTCTAAAGAGCGAGAATTGAGCGCTACGCTACTTCTAAATAGCACGGATAGTGCCTCAAAAGAGGCGCTTCAAACACAGCATGTCCTTGTTAATGAAGCGATGAAAACTTTTCACGACTTTTATCAAACACATACACTCTCTCCCAATATTCAATCCGTCGTTGCTTATTTAACAAAACTCGCTGAGATGCGACATGTTGTTGAAAATAACACTATTGATTTTAATCGTATGTTTTTTGACTACTACGCACAAATTAACCGCTTTTTATACCAAGAAGTTACCACATTAACCCGTACATCCCCGATGATTGATGGTGTGGAAAATTTGATGCACACCCATTTTATTCTACTGCAACATCAAGAGTATCTTGCCCAAGAGCGTGATTTTATCGCAAAAACACTCACACGTTACCTTCCTTTTGAGTCAAAAGAGGTCACATTGTGGATGAAAATGTTTACGGCAACAGAGCCTTTTGAACCCTCCATTATTAGCGATAAAAATGTACGTTCACAACTTGAAAAAATCCAACAATCTTCTGAAATACTTGAAATGGAAAACAGACTCACTCAATCCAAAGCAGAAATTGTAACAACCTCTCAAAGCGGTGATTATCTTACAGATCCCTACACATGGGTCATGCTTTTAAATCAAAAAATAGAGCTCTTTGAGCGTTACGCAAAACTTATCGACGATGCGCGCAATACTGCATTGCTAAACCAGTATCATCAAGCACTTGCACAACTTATCAGCGCTGCGGCAACATGGGTAATCGCCGTTTTGTTACTGTTCGCTGGATTTATCCCTTCCAATACATTTTCACAAGAAAGAGCACCCAAAAACAGTGACGATCAAGAGGATGAAGAAGCTCTCGAAGAGGAAGAAGAGGAGCAATCTACTACCGATACATCGCTTTACAAAGAGGTTACAAGTAGCATTAAAAACGATCATATCACTATCGAAGAGCCTGATGAAGTGTGGGAGATTTTAGTGTGCAAAAAGAGTCCTATTGAGACAAAAATCTTTGCAACCATTCTTTCAAAGCAGTGTCAATCGGTTGATACCGCTCTCACTTACTGTGAATTTCATCGCAAAATGATCATGAATCATTACGGCATGATTCTTTTTGATTGTGAGATACTAGAAGGAGATGCAGAAGCATTTTTAGAGCTCATTCATGAGGTAGAAGCAGCGCGTCATCTTGGGCATATTCACACGATTATGTTTGTGAATCCTAATGAACAAGATCCACTCTTTCAACCAGCATTTGACAAAATTTTAGCCAATACGATCAGCAAAGGTGACCTGGAAATGCTCGTGACCTCATTTATGACACGCAATGGCGCCACGAGCCAAGTCCATTAA